The Panulirus ornatus isolate Po-2019 chromosome 8, ASM3632096v1, whole genome shotgun sequence genome includes the window CTCTATCTCTGTATGATTGAAGTCCCCCATTTCAACTACTTGCCATCTATGATAATTGTATGTATGATTGTTTCACATACATTTCTGATTGTTTCTTCATAAGTCTTCAGAGGATTTTATCATAGTAACATAATTACGCATTTCTTTTCCCATTATGTAATGATTATTAGGTTATTTTTTAGTATTTCCAGAAACTTGCGGTAATATCATAGTGAGAGCATCTAAACTTTGTCTTCCCGTTGTGCGTGTAAGAGGCAGTACTTGATATCAAAGTCTAGATCTCTGATATTCTCTGTTTGTATTGCCACAAAAATATAGATCCATCTTGAGTAATATCTGCAGTTTCATCCGTATTGTTTGCACATAAAAGTAGAAGTACAGTATTTAAACTGATTGGAGATGTATAACTAATTTTACTAATTTTTTATTAAACAATAAAGAAAACACTGAACCTCGACCATGTTTTGCAACAGTATATTTGCAGTTTAATTATGCTTTGCATGTTACTCTGAGAAGCTTCCCCTCAAGTCTCGTTTTCTGTTCGTCTGATTTATGCATGTAATTCTCGGGCGTAATAAACTTGTCAATTTTATGTTTAGATTTTCCTCTCCTGTAATTATGACCATAAGGCCTTTGATGTATTATTGTTACGTATAAAGATTCCTAAATATAAAAGTATAGTGATTTCTTATACTTTCAGGATTGATCAGCCTCAGGCTTTAAGTATACCCATCAATAGCTTACTAAGAAAACGAGAATATGCCATGCTGCATGAATCTACTTtggtgtatacgtgtgtgtgcttGGCATGAATCTCTGGCAGCAACCATGGAAGCAAACTGCTTTCTTTTACAAACTTTACATGTAAAAGATGCAAGATGTTGTTTGAACCTGAAGACATGCTCTGGTGTGTGCCAGGAAAACTTGAGCAAGCTGAAATGCGTCTTCATTACAGCGTGCGTGGAACGTGTCGGGGAAGGACGCTTGCCCCAAGACACAGCCTTAGACCCACATTGTGAACTAGTCTCGCTATTACCAGTTCCATTATATACATACTCACGaccagccattttttttttcttttttctcgttggaggctccagtcacactcAAACCCATATAAAGGCTGGGTACTAATTGAAATAGGATACTGTAAAGCACATCAGATATGGTTATTTAAAAAATGACTCGTGTAAGACAGTCTTGTGTTGTTTACACCGTTTTAATGAGTTTAGGTACGTTGTAAGTTGATTGGGTAATGGCACCACATTGTTTTCACCGTGGCAAATGCGTCGTGAGCTTGAGGGGTTTTTGATATGTTGAAACTTTCTGAAATAACCGATGAATGGTGTCCAGgaactccgtggtgtagcggttattgTTGCTGACCATAACACATTCACGGGATGGCCGAATAGTGTCCGCACAGATTCGAATCTTGATCGTGGCACTTGATCCACAGTTAAACCAGTTGTTTATTCTCCACTTGGGACTGAGTGATAAAATTGGTACCTGCTGTCTCTACAGAAATCGAAAGAATAATACtcatatgtctgtggatgtgttTGGTGTTTAGAACTGGGTTGGATCCTTAATGATTGTTAGGTCATTTTGATACATATGTTTGGTCATTTTTGAGTTTTTTTGGGGGAAGGGGTTCTATGAGTTTCTTAAGTGTAAGGCTGGGGTCAGTTTCTATTTCAAACTCGTgtttggttgttggttgtggaaTGGTTTGGATAATAGCATTTTATTGCGGGTGTGAAGAACTGATTCCCGAGCGTGCGTGCTGATGTGGGATTTTGTTTGTGGTGGTTAGGTAGCCGGTGATTGCTCTAAGTGCTTTATTATTGAGGTTTTTCGGTTACCTAGGAGCTCCTGCAACTATACATCCCCAGGACATCCCATTCAGAGGTTTGTGTAGCTGCAAGGCCGCACAACATTCAGTTGTTGTCACTAGATGGATTTATTTCCAAATCGTTTTGAAAAAGATTTGTAATGAttagggcctggacatgcaggagggtgaaaggcatgcacggaatggagtgaatttgGAAATGTCTAATGCGGAGCTCACCATGCAGTCATTGGATTgaaacagagcatgtgaagtaTCCAGGGtgatccatggaaaggtctgtgatgcGTAGCTGTGGATAAGAGTTGTGGAaccggttcattacacatgacagccagagaatggatgtgaacggatgcgcCCTTTCTTTGTGACCCattgcctcactaacgcgggaagtggcaatCACGAAAGCGCGCTTAGTGCTTATCTTGTTTCAATTTCCTTGTGGTTACACCACAGATAAAAAGTCACCTTGTTGAGTCAACAACTGTTTATAGTGTTGTATCATTCATAGAATTACCAGCTGTTATGCAACACTATTTCTCGTTAATTAGGTTAGTTTTAATATGACGCTGCGTTCAAACTTTCCCTGagggatttttctttattcagttATCAAGTGTGTGAAGCCCAACTGTTGTAATGGTTCCACATTCTCAGCAATGTTGTGACACCATAATTAGGAAAGGCAACGTTTGGCTTGAATTATTTCCAAATCTTACTTTATCTATTTATGGCTTGTAAGGAAGCAGTATGTAGATGATACATTATGCATGGTACTAATGAAAGTAAGGAGTGCCTATATAGTTAGAATGATATATTTGAATACTAAGATAGTGTTGGTCCGGCAGGGCGCACCCAACACTGAGGCAGCAATTGAAGGAGCTGGTGTCATCGGGCCGCCTAGAGATTGCCACCGGAGGTTGGGTCATGACCGATGAGGCCAATGTTCACCTTTACGCCATGCTCGACCAGTTGATTGAGGGTAAGTATATGTGGCTGAATTTTAGGAAGCACACAGCATATGGAAGAGGAGGTCTGAGACTGTAATAGGAAAGGGTGAAACTGACGGAGATCTTTTAAGGAAATGAGCTGAAGAGATTGAGTACTTTCGTGTTAAGATGGAGAGGACGCTGAAGAAAATATGCAGAGGATGTAAATTATGGGAATTGATCAAAGGAACAATTAGCTAAAGCTCGTGGGATGCTAAAGATGTTAACCCCTTGAAAATAGAACGATCCTTTAGCATTATATAACGAGTGAATTGGTGTAATAGCCTCGCTTACGATCTGCCCTTCATCGGTCATATCAAAGGTGACTTTATAatcctcaaaggtcataccattgtacaaagggcatTAAACTAAAATACgaaattcacattcactcttcaaCGTTTTGAGGCCGCCGTGGCCTCATGATGCTGTACTTATTATCACTTTCTCACATGCCAACACTTTAAATCTAGACCAATGAGTGCAaccaagaatgtgtgaaagggagGCCAGGATCAAATCTTGAGCTTCATAAAGTTGGCGGGAATGTAATTTCtttgtattgtattgtacaaAAAAATAGAGAACTATTTTAAAAGACCTGATTGCTATTTTGTTTATCATTACCTGCAGAAGAAAGTATTGATTCTAATTGCATATTTTATTGAATTTGTTAAGTTGCTATATTCAATAGATATCAAAGATAATCATATACCTATATAATGTATAGATTCAAATAAAGGTCTGTTTATGATAAAATGAGAAGGtcacataatcatacatcaacttATTAAATAGAAAATTTCTAGTGTTACTGTAAAATCACTAGCTCCTATGTCCTTCACAACATGGACATGAATTAGAATGTGAATATCTTGTTATGGAAACAGAAGGTAACGTAAATGGTACCTGAAGTAAGAGAGCTTATTTACAGGGAGAGGTTATGGCCTATAAAGTTGCTCAAAATAAGAACAATAGGAGACTTTTATCACATCCATCTTTCCATATTATCAGAGGTAAGGATGATATGAGTAGGCTAAGTGATGAAATGATAAAAGCTAGCTTTatataaaactttaaaaaaaaaatgtagtgaaGAAGGTTCAAGAAAATGGGCCcatcgagtgtagaactccatgcTCATGTTGCATAAatggtcatttatatatatttcactgcatTAGATTTCTGTTATCACCTTATAAACCCCTTTTCTTGAGGTGATATATGTTCAAAAAAAATCTCCAGGGTCTCCACATCAAGCCATCTACAAGTTCAGAAATAATGATTCTGTAGTAATCGTTAGGAATGGAAGCAgtaccctcttcctccaagttccTGTTCAATCTGGTCATTCCTCTATTACAAAATTATCCGGTTTCTTAGGAACTTCAGTCCTGTGTTTCTGTGGTGGACTAACCACACATTCACGAGATCATGGCATACAATATTAATTGAAATGTACTTCATATTTAGATATTATTATGCTATAATTACCAATGCTTCATCAGTAGTCTTCAGTTGATAAACAtgggtattcctatgagtccacggggaaaatgaaacacgaaaagttcccaagtgcactttcgtgtaataatcacagttgatatacatcgaagagacgaagctaggacgccatttggtaaacatgtgattgttttggacaatcacatgtttacgaaatggcgtcctagcttcgtctcttcgatgtatatcaactgattgttatatttctctcttgtgtctcccctgatgatgtgattatcacacgaaagtgcacttgggaactgttcgtgtttcattttccccgtggactcgtaagaatatcttgatcacgaacaaaattgtgatcctttccaaacatGGGTATGTATAGTTACAGCTTCTCCTTGACTGACCTTGATTTTCAAGGAATTAAACCATAGATTTAGTGCCATCTACATATTTACATTTCAAGGAAATCATTTAGTTACCATACTGATAGAACATTGTATATTTTCTGGATATGTCCTTCAAGAGAAAATTATATGTAccagttgcctctctctccttccttttccattttttcaGCCTGTTGGTTGTCATCATATCACCTTACTTCTTTAAGTTGTCTGTTGATGCACGTTGGATTAGTCTCATTACAGAAatattctgaatgtttttttCCTTAAGGAAATTGGCCAGTTTAGCATATAGAAGTTCCTAGCTGCTTTTTCTTGTGGAATTGATACTACTGTAGATAAAATAGTCTTGTACTAAGCACTCTATAATGACTTCTAACTGTAGATTTATGTTGAAGACTGATTTGACATTATCTTTGGCAGGTCACCAGTGGCTGTCCAACATTCTGGGAGTCCATCCTGTCAGTGGTTGGTCTGTTGATCCTTTTGGACATGGAGCAGCAGTACCATATTTATTACAGGAATCAGGAATTAAGGCCACTGTTGTGCAGCGGATACATTATGCATGGAAACAGTGGCTGGCAGAGCAGCAGCTGGGAGATTTCCAATGGAGACAAGTATGGGACTCTACAGGTGAAAATGATATTCTCTGCCACAACCGACCATATGATATCTATTCTATCAAACATTCCTGTGGTCCACATCCTCAAATCTGCCTTGGATATGATTTCCGCAAGGTAAGCCATTGTAAAGTTTTTCAACAGTGAGCCTgttagtttttccttttttgcaaACATAACAGAAAACTTTGTAGTAAGCATTGAAAGTATTGATTGAATGAGTGTTGATGTTAAAGAATGATTTCAAAAAATTTCACAATTATGCCTTGATACTTCCATTTATCCACACCGTGATCATAATACAATGTAGGGCAGTACTTTATGCCATGTTTATGGCGTAGTGTTTCCCACCATTATATTAGTCTGTAGCTGCTTGGTCATTCCACCCATGCAAGCAAATGGTAATGAATGAAAGATACAGAAAAAGGATGATAATGTACAAAACCGTGAACTACTTGGAGCTTTGTATTTCTCTGACTTTCCAGCAGTTTAATGTATATAATAGTGAATAATAATGGCATATGAAAACAAAAGTAAATTGATAATCTAGTTATATAAATACACCCTGGATCCACTGTATTTAAGAAGGCATTTAAGGACAGGGATGAATGGAGACTcccttgctgtggccacccccttgatgggagtttttggagagaacaggcatcagagttgTAGATTGGTAGACAAATAGATTTAATCTTTAGTAATAAACGAGAGAGATAATACAGTAGGGACACATCTGCGCATCCTTAAACTTATGCTGCTGTGCCGAGGTACTCTGGAGTGGCATTTCTGTTGTGTTTCTGGAATTGCTTTAATCAGAAATACTTATGAAGAGTTTTTATCTGTACAATTTAGTGTCATGTAAGAGTGACACACCTTTAAATGTTATTGGATACCATGAAGGTGCAGATGTCAAATAGGGCTTCCTTGATGTTTCCACTTATGATGACCAGTGTATGGAAGACATATATCTAGAAACAAAGCAGTAGCATTATATTCCCAGTAACAGCCAAAACATGTACCAGCCAGCTGTATGTATTGGTTTGTCTTTCATATGAAAGACTTTCCATTTTTATAGTAGGAATTGAAGTTTTACTTATAGGTTTCCCCACCAGTTGATGGATGAGACTtataagaggaagagaaaatcaAGATATTTACCAACTTTAAGCACTTAGTATTTTAGAGAATTGTTGAATATGAGAGCTTATAGTCAATTGTAAAATACTAATGTGTGAAGTCTCCAAAAGAAGACCAGTCATTTTCAGAGAACCATGGAGGAAACTTTACATTGCCAATTGACATCTTATATgagaaaatgtttctttcccAAAAGCAAGATGTATTGCAATACAAAATACCCATGGTGAAGATTTTGCTTTACCCATTCCCCTAATGCACTTTCACAAAACTAATGAAATTTCCATATTTCTTGTTCTTATGCCTTGGTAATGAATTTTACTATTCGCATCTGATAACTAATATTCATCAATACTTTTCAGGTTCCTGGGGAGTATACAGAATACACAATCAAATCTGTGCCTATAGATGACcacaatgtgaaaaaaaaagctgagcTACTTTTGGAGCAGTATGGCCGCACAGGGTCTCTGTATCCTCACAACGTTGTGCTTGTCCCTATTGGTGATGACTTTCGCTATGACCACGCCTCAGAATGGGACCAACAGTATACTAGCTATCACCGTCTTTTGACCCACATCAATAGTGATCCCAAGTATCATGCCAATATCCAGTTTGGAACGCTCAAAGATTATTTTGCTGAAGTACAAAATCGAATGCGTGATTATCCAAGCCTTCAAGGGGACTTTTTTGTTTATAGTGATATCTTTAGTGAAGGTCGTCCTGCTTACTGGAGTGGGTATTTTACTACACGACCATACTGGAAAGTGTTGGATCGTCAGTTAGAAGCTTCATTACGTTCAGCAGAAATCCTCTACACATGGGCATATGCATGGGCTGTTCAAGAAGGCCAAGCTAGAGTTGTGCAACTCTTAGAAAAGGATTATGAAAAGTTAGTGCGAGCTAGGCGGAACCTTGCTCTTTTCCAGCACCACGATGCCATTACTGGGACATCTAAAGCTTATGTTATGCATGACTATGCCATTAAGCTTCATGAGGGCTTGCATGATACTATAGCATTAGCTGGTGAGGCAGCAGAAGCACTTCTTCTCACACCAGCTGCCATGGCTTCTCTTGACAGTCGGGCTGCACCTCTCCACCATCTTCACCCAGATTTTGAACGTTCAACGTATGAGCGGTTACCTCGCAAGTTGCCATTAACAGTACCACGTGGTCAGCCTCGCCTTATAGTAATGTTTAATTCTCTGGGGCAACGCCGCTATGAGGTAGTTAAAGTTTTAGTCTCTTCTCTTGACATGAGAGTCACTGATGAGCATGGTCATGAAGTGCCTATCCAGATAAATCCAGTATGGAATGATACTGGAAATGGAATGGCCATCCTCTCCACCCAGTTTGAGTTACTTTTTGTTGCAGATTTACCAGCCTTAAGTGTGATTACTTACAGCGTTCACCACACTTCTCGACCTACTACAGAATTGCGTGCATCTGTGTATTCCAATAACTATGCACCTGCACCTGATCAGAATTACTCCCCACCATTTGAAACACGTGATGTTCTACCAGGTGATATCCAGCTTGAGAGTGACCACCTTAAACTTCTGTTTGATGGCACAACAGGAATGTTGCGTTCCATCACGGACAAGGTCAATGGTCGTGTCACTCAGACTGCAGTTCGTTATGCTGCATACCCTTCTGCCCAATTTAAGTCTGGAGCCTATTTATTCAAGCCTGACCCTAATGCTCGAGAACCTGAGGAGGATGTGCTGACAGGTGCCAAGCCACGTCTCTTCATTCAGTCTGGTCCTGTGGCATCAGAACTGAGTGTGATGTTTGGATCGGTATTGATGCATACAACTCGCATCCTTCATGTAACCCACCAGCCAC containing:
- the alpha-Man-IIb gene encoding alpha-mannosidase 2 isoform X1, with the translated sequence MVKMVPRRGWLRLSFLGLLAACALVYVYYYSSGTPNPQLLKDKPQEPARGAGSERRAERQSEFVDDGQGQVIPSHQCHAITAPKTDVNTVDQFPKFEFQPAWMRGKEFWDTNFEKRYLKRRAKWKKLPLKVFLMPHSHNDPGWLKTYEEYYFHQTSKILQNMIEYLRVHSNMTFIWSEISFLSLWYERAHPTLRQQLKELVSSGRLEIATGGWVMTDEANVHLYAMLDQLIEGHQWLSNILGVHPVSGWSVDPFGHGAAVPYLLQESGIKATVVQRIHYAWKQWLAEQQLGDFQWRQVWDSTGENDILCHNRPYDIYSIKHSCGPHPQICLGYDFRKVPGEYTEYTIKSVPIDDHNVKKKAELLLEQYGRTGSLYPHNVVLVPIGDDFRYDHASEWDQQYTSYHRLLTHINSDPKYHANIQFGTLKDYFAEVQNRMRDYPSLQGDFFVYSDIFSEGRPAYWSGYFTTRPYWKVLDRQLEASLRSAEILYTWAYAWAVQEGQARVVQLLEKDYEKLVRARRNLALFQHHDAITGTSKAYVMHDYAIKLHEGLHDTIALAGEAAEALLLTPAAMASLDSRAAPLHHLHPDFERSTYERLPRKLPLTVPRGQPRLIVMFNSLGQRRYEVVKVLVSSLDMRVTDEHGHEVPIQINPVWNDTGNGMAILSTQFELLFVADLPALSVITYSVHHTSRPTTELRASVYSNNYAPAPDQNYSPPFETRDVLPGDIQLESDHLKLLFDGTTGMLRSITDKVNGRVTQTAVRYAAYPSAQFKSGAYLFKPDPNAREPEEDVLTGAKPRLFIQSGPVASELSVMFGSVLMHTTRILHVTHQPLASAVYMENVFNLGGRYNSTETPGFPPHFRETEMFMRIMTDIDNGAEPTFYTDQSGLNMQKRVRVQRIGIQGNYFPITSAAMIEDSGPGRRLTLLTDHAAGAAAWQQGWLEVMVERRTFYDDARGMGEGVTDQKRTVGRYWLLVEDTRGQEPVARLSLAAHHLANSLNYPITQLINEGLDSHQLNSGVHLITRPLPCTLHLMTLRTLPEPQYPSLLPSRTTLMILQNQSPSCTTSASVSTCNGLGDSPFPGTELALQVSSMQQTSLTATSIKGPLASLPEMIVPHHRLRAITLTFPQPPPPPPPAE
- the alpha-Man-IIb gene encoding alpha-mannosidase 2 isoform X2 produces the protein MRGKEFWDTNFEKRYLKRRAKWKKLPLKVFLMPHSHNDPGWLKTYEEYYFHQTSKILQNMIEYLRVHSNMTFIWSEISFLSLWYERAHPTLRQQLKELVSSGRLEIATGGWVMTDEANVHLYAMLDQLIEGHQWLSNILGVHPVSGWSVDPFGHGAAVPYLLQESGIKATVVQRIHYAWKQWLAEQQLGDFQWRQVWDSTGENDILCHNRPYDIYSIKHSCGPHPQICLGYDFRKVPGEYTEYTIKSVPIDDHNVKKKAELLLEQYGRTGSLYPHNVVLVPIGDDFRYDHASEWDQQYTSYHRLLTHINSDPKYHANIQFGTLKDYFAEVQNRMRDYPSLQGDFFVYSDIFSEGRPAYWSGYFTTRPYWKVLDRQLEASLRSAEILYTWAYAWAVQEGQARVVQLLEKDYEKLVRARRNLALFQHHDAITGTSKAYVMHDYAIKLHEGLHDTIALAGEAAEALLLTPAAMASLDSRAAPLHHLHPDFERSTYERLPRKLPLTVPRGQPRLIVMFNSLGQRRYEVVKVLVSSLDMRVTDEHGHEVPIQINPVWNDTGNGMAILSTQFELLFVADLPALSVITYSVHHTSRPTTELRASVYSNNYAPAPDQNYSPPFETRDVLPGDIQLESDHLKLLFDGTTGMLRSITDKVNGRVTQTAVRYAAYPSAQFKSGAYLFKPDPNAREPEEDVLTGAKPRLFIQSGPVASELSVMFGSVLMHTTRILHVTHQPLASAVYMENVFNLGGRYNSTETPGFPPHFRETEMFMRIMTDIDNGAEPTFYTDQSGLNMQKRVRVQRIGIQGNYFPITSAAMIEDSGPGRRLTLLTDHAAGAAAWQQGWLEVMVERRTFYDDARGMGEGVTDQKRTVGRYWLLVEDTRGQEPVARLSLAAHHLANSLNYPITQLINEGLDSHQLNSGVHLITRPLPCTLHLMTLRTLPEPQYPSLLPSRTTLMILQNQSPSCTTSASVSTCNGLGDSPFPGTELALQVSSMQQTSLTATSIKGPLASLPEMIVPHHRLRAITLTFPQPPPPPPPAE
- the alpha-Man-IIb gene encoding alpha-mannosidase 2 isoform X3, translated to MPHSHNDPGWLKTYEEYYFHQTSKILQNMIEYLRVHSNMTFIWSEISFLSLWYERAHPTLRQQLKELVSSGRLEIATGGWVMTDEANVHLYAMLDQLIEGHQWLSNILGVHPVSGWSVDPFGHGAAVPYLLQESGIKATVVQRIHYAWKQWLAEQQLGDFQWRQVWDSTGENDILCHNRPYDIYSIKHSCGPHPQICLGYDFRKVPGEYTEYTIKSVPIDDHNVKKKAELLLEQYGRTGSLYPHNVVLVPIGDDFRYDHASEWDQQYTSYHRLLTHINSDPKYHANIQFGTLKDYFAEVQNRMRDYPSLQGDFFVYSDIFSEGRPAYWSGYFTTRPYWKVLDRQLEASLRSAEILYTWAYAWAVQEGQARVVQLLEKDYEKLVRARRNLALFQHHDAITGTSKAYVMHDYAIKLHEGLHDTIALAGEAAEALLLTPAAMASLDSRAAPLHHLHPDFERSTYERLPRKLPLTVPRGQPRLIVMFNSLGQRRYEVVKVLVSSLDMRVTDEHGHEVPIQINPVWNDTGNGMAILSTQFELLFVADLPALSVITYSVHHTSRPTTELRASVYSNNYAPAPDQNYSPPFETRDVLPGDIQLESDHLKLLFDGTTGMLRSITDKVNGRVTQTAVRYAAYPSAQFKSGAYLFKPDPNAREPEEDVLTGAKPRLFIQSGPVASELSVMFGSVLMHTTRILHVTHQPLASAVYMENVFNLGGRYNSTETPGFPPHFRETEMFMRIMTDIDNGAEPTFYTDQSGLNMQKRVRVQRIGIQGNYFPITSAAMIEDSGPGRRLTLLTDHAAGAAAWQQGWLEVMVERRTFYDDARGMGEGVTDQKRTVGRYWLLVEDTRGQEPVARLSLAAHHLANSLNYPITQLINEGLDSHQLNSGVHLITRPLPCTLHLMTLRTLPEPQYPSLLPSRTTLMILQNQSPSCTTSASVSTCNGLGDSPFPGTELALQVSSMQQTSLTATSIKGPLASLPEMIVPHHRLRAITLTFPQPPPPPPPAE